From the genome of Cognaticolwellia beringensis, one region includes:
- the glnB gene encoding nitrogen regulatory protein P-II: protein MKKIEAIIKPFKMDDVREALGEIGVTGMTVSEVKGFGRQKGHTELYRGAEYMVDFLPKVKLEIVVKKENVERCVNTILETAQTGKIGDGKIFITDVERVIRIRTGEEDEEAI from the coding sequence ATGAAAAAAATAGAAGCGATAATTAAACCATTTAAAATGGATGATGTACGTGAAGCGCTTGGCGAAATTGGCGTAACGGGTATGACAGTATCTGAAGTGAAAGGTTTTGGGCGCCAAAAAGGGCATACAGAGCTTTATCGTGGCGCTGAATACATGGTAGATTTTTTGCCGAAAGTAAAATTGGAAATTGTCGTGAAAAAAGAAAATGTTGAACGTTGTGTAAACACGATCCTAGAAACAGCACAAACCGGTAAAATTGGCGATGGCAAAATTTTTATAACGGATGTTGAGCGTGTAATACGTATTCGTACCGGCGAAGAAGACGAAGAAGCGATTTAA
- a CDS encoding GspH/FimT family pseudopilin — translation MSKCNGFTIIETMVALAILLSLISIGVPSLNNFIVYTRVDNEISTLHRLILITRNSALTHNTSVTLCPLSNQGKCKNLWHQELSVFTDINNNKIYEPELNEQLVANKAAIKVGDKLQYGKTRIGLTYASTGHLLGWGQNATFSYCPEYHNDKNRGIVVRNSGRAYVSAANKTSGKNVRRTGAKIKCF, via the coding sequence ATGTCAAAGTGTAATGGATTTACGATTATCGAAACAATGGTTGCGCTAGCAATTCTGCTTAGTTTAATTTCCATTGGTGTTCCAAGCCTCAATAATTTCATTGTTTATACGCGTGTAGACAATGAAATTTCAACGCTCCACCGCCTAATTTTAATTACTAGAAATAGTGCCTTAACCCATAATACTAGCGTCACACTCTGCCCATTGAGTAACCAAGGGAAATGTAAAAATTTATGGCACCAAGAATTAAGTGTGTTTACCGATATTAATAATAATAAAATATATGAGCCAGAGCTGAATGAGCAACTTGTTGCTAATAAGGCAGCAATAAAAGTTGGAGATAAACTTCAATATGGCAAAACACGTATCGGTTTAACTTATGCGTCAACTGGGCACTTATTGGGCTGGGGACAAAACGCTACTTTTAGTTACTGTCCAGAATACCATAATGATAAAAACCGCGGCATTGTGGTTAGAAACTCAGGTAGAGCCTACGTCAGTGCCGCGAATAAAACTAGCGGTAAGAATGTGAGGAGAACAGGAGCGAAAATAAAGTGCTTTTAG
- a CDS encoding outer membrane protein assembly factor BamD — protein sequence MEKVTIKIMCLALVLALTGCSGTNEKDIQKVPDKSAQALFADARASLDNGLYQKAIQILSAIDSRFPYGPISHQVQLDLIYAYYKSGNAAQGLALTDRFLRLNPSHTNIDYVYYMRALINVATQENLFQNLAGIDRSDRDPTAARDAFKDLKIVLEKYPNSKYAADARQRMIAIKSRLAKYELSVARYYLKREAYVSSANRGKYIVEYFSPSPETEEALEIMIVCYEKLGLTDLQINAKQVLAANYPNNPLVAQ from the coding sequence ATGGAAAAAGTGACAATAAAAATAATGTGCCTGGCACTAGTCTTAGCATTAACAGGCTGTTCAGGAACAAACGAAAAAGATATTCAAAAGGTGCCTGACAAGTCAGCCCAAGCATTATTTGCTGATGCTAGAGCGTCACTTGATAATGGATTATATCAAAAGGCGATCCAAATATTATCGGCGATAGATTCTCGATTTCCTTATGGGCCAATTTCTCATCAAGTACAATTAGATTTAATTTATGCATATTACAAAAGTGGCAATGCAGCCCAAGGATTAGCGCTTACTGATAGATTTCTACGACTCAACCCTTCACATACAAACATAGACTATGTCTACTATATGCGAGCGTTGATCAATGTTGCGACTCAAGAAAATTTATTTCAGAACTTAGCAGGGATTGACCGTTCAGACCGTGATCCAACTGCGGCGCGTGACGCCTTTAAAGATTTAAAAATAGTATTAGAGAAGTATCCTAACAGTAAATACGCGGCCGACGCTCGACAACGTATGATTGCCATAAAGTCACGCCTAGCAAAATATGAATTATCTGTGGCGCGTTATTACTTGAAGCGTGAAGCTTATGTTTCTTCAGCTAACAGAGGAAAATATATTGTAGAATATTTTTCGCCTAGCCCAGAAACAGAAGAAGCATTAGAAATTATGATTGTCTGCTACGAAAAGTTAGGCTTAACGGATTTACAGATTAATGCTAAACAAGTATTAGCAGCAAATTACCCTAATAATCCGTTAGTGGCTCAATAA
- the nadE gene encoding ammonia-dependent NAD(+) synthetase, producing the protein MNAQAIIKEMKVLPEIDAAFEIKRRIDFIKNKLIESGLKSLVLGISGGVDSSTCGRLAQLAIDELNSESPQSYKFIAVRLPFDIQADEDDAQLALEFIKPTHSLITNIADGTEGIHNETISALQNADLLTASVAQIDFSKGNVKARSRMVMQYHIAGILGGLVLGTDHSAENITGFFTKWGDGACDLAPLFGLSKRQVKQLANALGAPAQLVNKAPTADLEELAPSKKDEDALGLSYDQLDDFLEGKNTDKLVEEKIIAIYMKTQHKRSAIPTIYEN; encoded by the coding sequence ATGAACGCCCAGGCAATAATCAAAGAGATGAAGGTATTACCTGAAATTGATGCTGCGTTTGAAATTAAGCGTCGAATAGATTTCATCAAAAATAAACTAATAGAATCAGGCCTAAAATCGCTTGTTTTAGGTATCAGTGGTGGTGTTGATTCTTCTACTTGTGGACGCTTAGCACAACTCGCTATTGATGAATTAAATAGCGAAAGTCCTCAATCTTATAAGTTTATTGCCGTAAGACTCCCTTTTGATATACAAGCAGATGAAGATGATGCACAACTTGCACTTGAATTTATAAAGCCTACACATAGTTTAATCACTAATATCGCCGACGGTACTGAGGGTATTCATAATGAAACCATCAGTGCTTTGCAAAATGCTGATCTGTTAACCGCATCTGTCGCGCAAATAGATTTCTCTAAAGGTAATGTTAAAGCACGCTCTCGTATGGTCATGCAATACCATATTGCCGGCATATTAGGTGGATTAGTCCTGGGCACGGATCACTCTGCAGAAAACATTACAGGTTTTTTTACTAAATGGGGTGACGGAGCCTGCGATCTAGCGCCTCTGTTTGGTTTATCAAAACGCCAAGTTAAGCAGCTCGCCAATGCGCTGGGTGCACCAGCTCAATTGGTTAATAAAGCACCAACGGCTGATTTAGAAGAATTAGCACCAAGTAAAAAAGATGAAGACGCGTTAGGCCTTAGTTACGATCAATTAGATGATTTTTTGGAAGGTAAAAACACAGATAAATTAGTTGAAGAAAAAATCATTGCTATCTATATGAAAACTCAACATAAGCGCTCTGCAATTCCAACAATATACGAAAATTAG